The Gloeocapsa sp. DLM2.Bin57 genome window below encodes:
- a CDS encoding RNA-binding protein yields the protein MSIYVGNLSYKVTDNDLNEVFADYGTVKRVHIPTDRDTGRPRGFAFVEMETDAEEDAAITALDGAEWMSREIKVNKAKPPEKRKTFGGGERRQNRY from the coding sequence ATGTCAATTTATGTAGGCAACCTCAGCTATAAAGTCACCGATAATGATCTAAATGAGGTATTTGCTGATTACGGAACCGTAAAAAGAGTGCATATCCCCACAGACCGTGATACAGGTCGTCCTAGAGGTTTTGCATTTGTAGAAATGGAAACAGATGCAGAAGAAGATGCAGCGATAACTGCTCTGGATGGAGCAGAGTGGATGAGTCGTGAGATCAAAGTTAACAAAGCTAAACCACCTGAAAAAAGAAAAACTTTTGGTGGTGGTGAACGCAGACAAAATCGTTACTAA
- a CDS encoding zinc ribbon domain-containing protein produces the protein MLTCPHCTQKISAEMVTCPSCRKPLKAFGHPGIPLHYADSTEYLCDRCLYHQDDTCTFPQRPYAQTCTLYQDASEEFKPDSVAKKPLKYWLNKYKGLLLLSILLLLSLILTLTAN, from the coding sequence ATGTTAACTTGTCCTCACTGTACTCAAAAAATCTCAGCAGAGATGGTCACTTGTCCTTCTTGTCGGAAACCTCTTAAAGCTTTTGGTCATCCTGGGATCCCTTTACACTACGCTGACTCCACAGAGTATTTATGCGATCGCTGTCTCTACCATCAGGATGATACCTGTACTTTTCCCCAACGTCCTTACGCTCAAACCTGTACCCTTTATCAAGACGCTTCTGAGGAATTTAAACCTGATTCTGTAGCTAAAAAACCACTAAAATATTGGTTAAATAAGTATAAAGGCTTATTATTACTGTCTATTTTACTCTTATTAAGTCTGATTCTGACTTTAACCGCTAATTGA